A genomic region of Trifolium pratense cultivar HEN17-A07 linkage group LG3, ARS_RC_1.1, whole genome shotgun sequence contains the following coding sequences:
- the LOC123914025 gene encoding homeobox-DDT domain protein RLT1-like isoform X1, with translation MEGEASSEGDSDRKRGGGGGGDDNSDENNNNKNNNDGSNSKIAVSNEGQSKPKRQMKTPFQLETLEKAYALDNYPSEPVRIELSEKLGLTDRQLQMWFCHRRLKDKKESAPKKAPPPRKTVVEPLPDSPVDDLRMGSEHGNGYGSGSGSGSSPSTRLEGRNAMPLSVGYYESPQVEMELRAIACVEDQLGEPLREDGPILGVEFDPLPPDAFGAHIEHQKRPRLTYDGKMYGRHDVRTNKAMSRTSHEYQYLPNQSGNKSDAFGQFGQSHLHTPKEGPSRNSPLPRIHATKGHSSRVSLLSQQDKKGSPYLSPPLDDDVAPTQEVYTNMANVGMNSHQTDCQTGGSENPYASPSGQILQNNATHNERKRKGDDGKITRDVEANEMRIQKDLEKQDNLRRKNEERIRKEMERQDRERKKEEERLMRERLREEERTKREEKREIERREKYLLRENLKAERMRQKEELRKEKEAERRKAALEKAHARKIAKESMELIEDEQLEMMELAASSKGLSSIIRLDFDTLQNIESFRGSLCVFPPENVKLRKPFAIQPWINSEENIGNLLMVWRFLITFADVLELWPFTLDEFVQAFHDYDSRLLGEIHVAILKVIIKDIEDVARTPVTGLGMNQNGAANSGGGHPEIVEGAYAWGFDIRNWHKHLNQLTWPEIFRQLALSAGYGPQFKKRSITSSRANSKDEGRSCIDTISALRNGSAAENAVAKMQERGLLGPRRSRHRLTPGTVKFAAFHVLSLESGDGLNVIELAEKIQKSGLRDLTTSKTPEASISVALTRDAKLFERVAPSTYCVRAAFRKDPADAESILSEARKKIQIFENGFLAEEDADDGEREESESEVDEDPEVDDLVNPSSVIKTSDHCNDFSSSGKENLGHDAELKDEFDKDLPYPDNGSKSADRPRAVSGQPVACENLNARNLGEDNMEIDESKSGESWIQGLTEGEYSDLSVEERLNALVVLVGVANEGNSIRVVLEDRLEAANALKKQMLAEGQIDKIRLKDDNVIKSDFPKVETQLTCAAVEGNQSPLLDINNNEESPSKTENKRLALVGQNLPEKLSSSQDLCIGPDNPQTVLSAQYSKRSRSQLKSYISQLAEEMYIYRSLPLGQDRRHNRYWQFVASASCNDPGSGRIFVEYHDGKWRLIDSVEAFDTLLSSLDSRGIRESHLRLMLLKIENIFKENVQKNAKCAKIGNTDEIHVKNEADETDSSPDNHTRSDSPSSTLCGLSSDTSETSSSFRIELGKSESDKKSALGRYQDFQKWMWKECYNPSILSAMKYGKKRCKPQVDICDTCLDLYCLEDSHCSYCHRTFPSNDGFNFSRHAFECGDKLPKDICILDSSLPLRTRLLKAILAFIEVSVPPEAFQSIWTEDIRRLWGVKLNRSSSVEELLQILTLFERALKRDFLSSSFSTTGDLLGMSTLLESAAHTSMDLESVPVLPWVPRTTSAVSLRLFEFDTSIAYVKLEKPELYEEKEARYIKLPSRYASVKSTKVVEPADLERDELMKVKSAPIGRSSKKRGRVNHDKGRTKKLSKRTNDSKQDNVHHNFIVTDNLSQRIKQQGQGSQGQAGGRGPRTVRKRRAEKRVVEDYLLDDRAANHSFNIGREPSRILDEDWNYEKTGPIHMEAADVSSSSEEVEYDDNAQAVESDDNVEAVEYGQGNWEIGFNGTPNRWNRDLVGMSDEDAEASEDDNNNGIEDNEVEEEEEVEEEEGSEADVMSEGSDGMANNRVVNEESSDSSDSEESSE, from the exons ATGGAAGGTGAGGCTAGTTCGGAGGGGGATAGTGATCGGAAAaggggtggtggtggtggtggtgatgataACAGCGATGAGAATAACAACAATAAGAACAATAACGATGGAAGCAATAGCAAAATTGCGGTTTCTAATGAGGGGCAAAGCAAACCTAAACGACAGATGAAGACGCCGTTTCAGCTTGAAACCCTTGAGAAAGCTTATGCTT TGGATAATTACCCTTCGGAGCCGGTGAGGATCGAGTTGTCTGAGAAATTGGGGTTGACGGATCGACAGCTGCAGATGTGGTTTTGCCATAGGAGGTTGAAGGATAAGAAGGAATCGGCTCCCAAGAAGGCGCCACCACCACGGAAGACAGTGGTGGAGCCTTTGCCGGATTCCCCGGTGGATGACCTCAGAATGGGCTCTGAGCATGGTAATGGGTATGGATCAGGGTCGGGTTCAGGTTCCAGTCCGTCTACCCGGTTGGAGGGTCGGAATGCAATGCCCTTGAGTGTTGGTTATTACGAGTCTCCGCAGGTTGAAATGGAGCTTAGAGCAATTGCTTGTGTGGAGGATCAGTTAGGTGAACCATTGAGGGAAGATGGACCCATTCTAGGAGTGGAGTTTGATCCATTGCCACCAGATGCTTTTGGGGCACATATAG AACACCAGAAGCGACCTCGTCTTACCTATGACGGGAAAATGTATGGAAGACATGATGTCAGAACAAACAAG GCTATGTCAAGGACATCCCATGAATATCAATATCTACCAAACCAGTCTGGCAATAAATCCGATGCTTTTGGACAGTTCGGCCAATCTCATTTACATACTCCGAAGGAGGGTCCTTCGAGAAACTCTCCACTACCTAGAATTCATGCCACCAAGGGTCATTCTTCTCGTGTTTCTCTTTTGTCTCAACAAGACAAGAAAGGGAGTCCCTACCTATCTCCTCCTCTGGATGATGATGTTGCCCCTACACAGGAAGTGTACACAAACATGGCGAATGTTGGAATGAACTCCCACCAAACTGATTGCCAAACTGGTGGGTCAGAAAATCCCTATGCTTCACCCAGTGGACAAATTTTGCAAAACAATGCAACGCATAACGAGAGAAAACGGAAG GGTGATGATGGCAAAATTACAAGGGATGTTGAAGCCAATGAGATGAGAATCCAGAAAGATCTCGAAAAACAAGATAACCTTAGAAGAAAG AATGAGGAGCGGATAAGGAAAGAAATGGAGAGACAAGATCGTGAAAGAAAAAAGGAAGAAGAGAGATTGATGCGTGAGAGACTGCGTGAAGAGGAAAGAACAAAACGAGAGGAAAAACGTGAAATTGAACGAAGGGAAAAGTATTTGCTGAgagaaaatttaaaa GCCGAGAGAATGAGGCAAAAAGAAGAGCTTCGGAAAGAGAAAGAGGCAGAGAGAAGAAAAGCTGCCCTTGAGAAGGCACATGCCCGTAAAATAGCTAAGGAATCCATGGAACTTATTGAGGATGAACAGCTGGAAATGATGGAGTTAGCTGCTTCAAGCAAAGGGCTTTCCTCTATTATCCGTCTTGATTTTGATACTTTGCAAAACATTGAATCATTTAGGG GTTCACTGTGCGTTTTCCCACCCGAGAATGTAAAGCTAAGAAAACCATTTGCTATCCAACCATGGATCAACTCAGAAGAGAATATTGGCAACCTTCTCATG GTTTGGAGGTTTTTGATTACCTTTGCTGATGTTCTGGAATTATGGCCTTTTACACTTGATGAGTTCGTGCAAGCATTTCACGATTAT GATTCAAGATTGTTAGGTGAGATACATGTTGCTATCCTTAAGGTGATAATAAAAGACATTGAAGATGTTGCAAGGACACCTGTTACAGGATTAGGAATGAATCAGAATGGTGCTGCAAATTCTGGAGGTGGCCATCCAGAGATTGTGGAAGGG GCATATGCATGGGGCTTTGACATACGGAATTGGCATAAGCACTTGAATCAATTGACATGGCCAGAAATTTTCCGACAGCTAGCATTGTCTGCAGGATATGGACCACAGTTCAAGAAAAGAAGTATTACAAGTTCACGTGCAAATAGTAAAGATGAG GGAAGAAGTTGTATAGATACCATTTCTGCGCTTCGTAATGGTTCAGCAGCTGAAAATGCGGTGGCAAAAATGCAGGAGAGAGGTCTATTAGGACCTCGAAGATCTAGGCATCGGTTAACTCCTGGAACAGTTAAGTTTGCAGCATTTCATGTTCTCTCGCTAGAGAGTGGTGATGGATTGAATGTAATAGAGCTTGCCGAAAAAATTCAG AAATCTGGTCTTCGGGACCTGACAACCAGCAAGACACCCGAGGCATCAATTTCTGTTGCTTTGACAAGAGATGCCAAGCTTTTTGAAAGAGTAGCCCCATCAACTTATTGTGTACGTGCTGCATTTAGAAAGGATCCTGCTGATGCTGAGTCCATTCTTTCCGAAGCAAGAAAGAAAATTCAGATATTTGAAAATGGGTTTCTAGCTGAGGAAGATGCTGATGATGGTGAAAGAGAAGAGTCAGAAAGTGAAGTCGATGAGGATCCTGAAGTTGATGATTTGGTTAATCCTTCAAGTGTTATCAAAACATCTGATCATTGTAATGATTTTTCATCAAGTGGAAAAGAAAATCTAGGTCATGATGCAGAACTTAAAGATGAGTTCGATAAGGATCTGCCTTATCCTGACAATGGTTCTAAGAGTGCTGATCGTCCACGTGCTGTTTCTGGACAACCTGTTGCTTGTGAAAATCTAAATGCCAGAAATCTAGGTGAAGATAACATGGAAATTGATGAAAGTAAGTCTGGAGAGTCATGGATTCAAGGGCTTACTGAAGGAGAGTATTCTGATCTCAGTGTAGAGGAGCGATTAAATGCTCTTGTTGTATTGGTTGGTGTGgcaaatgaaggaaattcaatccGTGTTGTTCTTGAG GATCGTTTGGAAGCAGCAAATGCTCTGAAGAAGCAAATGTTGGCAGAAGGACAGATAGATAAAATTCGCCTGAAAGATGATAATGTCATTAAATCAGATTTTCCAAAGGTTGAAACACAGCTTACATGTGCTGCTGTGGAGGGTAACCAAAGTCCATTGCttgatattaataataatgaggAATCTCCCagcaaaacagaaaataaaagacTAGCTCTTGTTGGACAAAACCTGCCTGAAAAGCTCTCATCAAGTCAAGATCTCTGCATAGGTCCTGACAATCCTCAGACCGTGTTATCTGCGCAATATTCAAAACGGTCACGATCTCAATTGAAATCTTATATTTCCCAGCTAGCAGAGGAGATGTACATCTATAGATCCTTACCCCTTGGGCAAGACCGCAGACATAATCGATATTGGCAATTTGTTGCATCTGCTTCTTGCAATGATCCTGGCTCGGGAAGGATCTTTGTTGAATATCATGATGGCAAATGGAGGCTTATTGATTCTGTAGAG GCCTTTGACACCCTTCTGAGCTCACTGGATTCACGTGGCATCAGGGAATCACATTTGCGTCTAATGTTGCTAAAGATTGAGAATatatttaaggaaaatgttcAAAAGAATGCAAAATGTGCCAAAATCGGAAACACAGATGAAATCCATGTTAAAAATGAAGCTGATGAAACAGATTCCAGTCCTGACAACCATACTAGATCTGACAGTCCTAGTAGTACTCTTTGTGGATTGAGCTCTGATACTTCAGAAACTTCGTCATCCTTCAGAATTGAGCTTGGGAAAAGTGAGAGCGACAAGAAATCTGCCTTGGGAAGGTATCAAGATTTTCAAAAATGGATGTGGAAAGAATGTTATAACCCATCGATATTATCTGCAATGAAATATGGGAAAAAGAGATGCAAACCTCAGGTTGACATATGTGATACCTGTCTTGACCTTTATTGCTTGGAAGATTCCCATTGCAGTTATTGCCACCGCACTTTTCCATCAAATGATGGATTTAATTTTTCCAGACATGCTTTTGAATGTGGAGACAAGTTACCTAAAGATATTTGTATTTTGGATTCTTCTCTTCCTTTGCGGACAAGACTGCTTAAGGCAATACTGGCTTTTATTGAG GTATCTGTTCCACCTGAAGCATTTCAATCAATTTGGACAGAAGATATTAGGAGGCTTTGGGGTGTGAAGTTGAACAGATCTTCTTCTGTTGAGGAACTTCTACAG ATATTGACTCTATTTGAGAGAGCACTAAAGCGAGAttttttatcatcatcattctcTACCACTGGGGATTTGTTGGGGATGAGCACTCTGTTGGAGAGTGCTGCACATACTTCCATGGATCTTGAATCAGTTCCTGTACTTCCATGGGTTCCGCGGACCACTTCAGCTGTGTCTCTCAGACTTTTTGAGTTTGACACATCCATCGCTTACGTTAAGCTAGAGAAACCTGAGCTGTATGAGGAGAAAGAAGCTAGATACATA AAGCTTCCTTCAAGATATGCCTCTGTCAAATCTACTAAAGTGGTTGAGCCAGCAGACTTGGAGCGTGATGAATTAATGAAAGTGAAATCTGCCCCTATTGGGCGCAGCAGCAAAAAAAGGGGACGAGTGAATCATGATAAAGGAAGGACTAAAAAGCTGTCTAAAAGAACGAATGATTCCAAACAAGATAATGTCCACCACAATTTTATTGTCACTGATAATCTAAGTCAAAGAATAAAACAGCAGGGACAAGGATCACAAGGACAAGCAGGTGGACGTGGCCCTCGGACAGTTAGGAAAAGGAGAGCAGAGAAGAGGGTTGTTGAAGATTATTTGTTGGATGATAGGGCTGCCAATCATAGCTTCAATATTGGTAGAGAACCATCTAGAATCTTGGATGAGGACTGGAATTATGAGAAGACAGGTCCCATCCATATGGAAGCTGCTGACGTGAGTAGCAGCAGTGAAGAGGTTGAATATGATGACAACGCCCAGGCAGTGGAATCTGATGACAATGTCGAAGCAGTAGAGTACGGTCAAGGAAACTGGGAGATAGGTTTTAATGGTACCCCCAACAGATGGAATAGGGATTTGGTTGGAATGAGCGATGAAGATGCGGAAGCTTCTGAAGATGACAATAACAATGGCATTGAAGATAATGAAgtggaagaggaagaggaagtgGAAGAGGAGGAGGGTTCTGAGGCAGATGTTATGAGCGAGGGTTCAGATGGTATGGCCAATAATAGAGTTGTAAATGAAGAAAGCTCAGACTCAAGCGACTCTGAAGAGTCTTCTGAGTAG
- the LOC123914025 gene encoding homeobox-DDT domain protein RLT1-like isoform X2, which translates to MEGEASSEGDSDRKRGGGGGGDDNSDENNNNKNNNDGSNSKIAVSNEGQSKPKRQMKTPFQLETLEKAYALDNYPSEPVRIELSEKLGLTDRQLQMWFCHRRLKDKKESAPKKAPPPRKTVVEPLPDSPVDDLRMGSEHGNGYGSGSGSGSSPSTRLEGRNAMPLSVGYYESPQVEMELRAIACVEDQLGEPLREDGPILGVEFDPLPPDAFGAHIEHQKRPRLTYDGKMYGRHDVRTNKAMSRTSHEYQYLPNQSGNKSDAFGQFGQSHLHTPKEGPSRNSPLPRIHATKGHSSRVSLLSQQDKKGSPYLSPPLDDDVAPTQEVYTNMANVGMNSHQTDCQTGGSENPYASPSGQILQNNATHNERKRKGDDGKITRDVEANEMRIQKDLEKQDNLRRKNEERIRKEMERQDRERKKEEERLMRERLREEERTKREEKREIERREKYLLRENLKAERMRQKEELRKEKEAERRKAALEKAHARKIAKESMELIEDEQLEMMELAASSKGLSSIIRLDFDTLQNIESFRGSLCVFPPENVKLRKPFAIQPWINSEENIGNLLMVWRFLITFADVLELWPFTLDEFVQAFHDYDSRLLGEIHVAILKVIIKDIEDVARTPVTGLGMNQNGAANSGGGHPEIVEGAYAWGFDIRNWHKHLNQLTWPEIFRQLALSAGYGPQFKKRSITSSRANSKDEGRSCIDTISALRNGSAAENAVAKMQERGLLGPRRSRHRLTPGTVKFAAFHVLSLESGDGLNVIELAEKIQKSGLRDLTTSKTPEASISVALTRDAKLFERVAPSTYCVRAAFRKDPADAESILSEARKKIQIFENGFLAEEDADDGEREESESEVDEDPEVDDLVNPSSVIKTSDHCNDFSSSGKENLGHDAELKDEFDKDLPYPDNGSKSADRPRAVSGQPVACENLNARNLGEDNMEIDESKSGESWIQGLTEGEYSDLSVEERLNALVVLVGVANEGNSIRVVLEDRLEAANALKKQMLAEGQIDKIRLKDDNVIKSDFPKVETQLTCAAVEGNQSPLLDINNNEESPSKTENKRLALVGQNLPEKLSSSQDLCIGPDNPQTVLSAQYSKRSRSQLKSYISQLAEEMYIYRSLPLGQDRRHNRYWQFVASASCNDPGSGRIFVEYHDGKWRLIDSVEAFDTLLSSLDSRGIRESHLRLMLLKIENIFKENVQKNAKCAKIGNTDEIHVKNEADETDSSPDNHTRSDSPSSTLCGLSSDTSETSSSFRIELGKSESDKKSALGRYQDFQKWMWKECYNPSILSAMKYGKKRCKPQVDICDTCLDLYCLEDSHCSYCHRTFPSNDGFNFSRHAFECGDKLPKDICILDSSLPLRTRLLKAILAFIEVSVPPEAFQSIWTEDIRRLWGVKLNRSSSVEELLQILTLFERALKRDFLSSSFSTTGDLLGMSTLLESAAHTSMDLESVPVLPWVPRTTSAVSLRLFEFDTSIAYVKLEKPELYEEKEARYILPSRYASVKSTKVVEPADLERDELMKVKSAPIGRSSKKRGRVNHDKGRTKKLSKRTNDSKQDNVHHNFIVTDNLSQRIKQQGQGSQGQAGGRGPRTVRKRRAEKRVVEDYLLDDRAANHSFNIGREPSRILDEDWNYEKTGPIHMEAADVSSSSEEVEYDDNAQAVESDDNVEAVEYGQGNWEIGFNGTPNRWNRDLVGMSDEDAEASEDDNNNGIEDNEVEEEEEVEEEEGSEADVMSEGSDGMANNRVVNEESSDSSDSEESSE; encoded by the exons ATGGAAGGTGAGGCTAGTTCGGAGGGGGATAGTGATCGGAAAaggggtggtggtggtggtggtgatgataACAGCGATGAGAATAACAACAATAAGAACAATAACGATGGAAGCAATAGCAAAATTGCGGTTTCTAATGAGGGGCAAAGCAAACCTAAACGACAGATGAAGACGCCGTTTCAGCTTGAAACCCTTGAGAAAGCTTATGCTT TGGATAATTACCCTTCGGAGCCGGTGAGGATCGAGTTGTCTGAGAAATTGGGGTTGACGGATCGACAGCTGCAGATGTGGTTTTGCCATAGGAGGTTGAAGGATAAGAAGGAATCGGCTCCCAAGAAGGCGCCACCACCACGGAAGACAGTGGTGGAGCCTTTGCCGGATTCCCCGGTGGATGACCTCAGAATGGGCTCTGAGCATGGTAATGGGTATGGATCAGGGTCGGGTTCAGGTTCCAGTCCGTCTACCCGGTTGGAGGGTCGGAATGCAATGCCCTTGAGTGTTGGTTATTACGAGTCTCCGCAGGTTGAAATGGAGCTTAGAGCAATTGCTTGTGTGGAGGATCAGTTAGGTGAACCATTGAGGGAAGATGGACCCATTCTAGGAGTGGAGTTTGATCCATTGCCACCAGATGCTTTTGGGGCACATATAG AACACCAGAAGCGACCTCGTCTTACCTATGACGGGAAAATGTATGGAAGACATGATGTCAGAACAAACAAG GCTATGTCAAGGACATCCCATGAATATCAATATCTACCAAACCAGTCTGGCAATAAATCCGATGCTTTTGGACAGTTCGGCCAATCTCATTTACATACTCCGAAGGAGGGTCCTTCGAGAAACTCTCCACTACCTAGAATTCATGCCACCAAGGGTCATTCTTCTCGTGTTTCTCTTTTGTCTCAACAAGACAAGAAAGGGAGTCCCTACCTATCTCCTCCTCTGGATGATGATGTTGCCCCTACACAGGAAGTGTACACAAACATGGCGAATGTTGGAATGAACTCCCACCAAACTGATTGCCAAACTGGTGGGTCAGAAAATCCCTATGCTTCACCCAGTGGACAAATTTTGCAAAACAATGCAACGCATAACGAGAGAAAACGGAAG GGTGATGATGGCAAAATTACAAGGGATGTTGAAGCCAATGAGATGAGAATCCAGAAAGATCTCGAAAAACAAGATAACCTTAGAAGAAAG AATGAGGAGCGGATAAGGAAAGAAATGGAGAGACAAGATCGTGAAAGAAAAAAGGAAGAAGAGAGATTGATGCGTGAGAGACTGCGTGAAGAGGAAAGAACAAAACGAGAGGAAAAACGTGAAATTGAACGAAGGGAAAAGTATTTGCTGAgagaaaatttaaaa GCCGAGAGAATGAGGCAAAAAGAAGAGCTTCGGAAAGAGAAAGAGGCAGAGAGAAGAAAAGCTGCCCTTGAGAAGGCACATGCCCGTAAAATAGCTAAGGAATCCATGGAACTTATTGAGGATGAACAGCTGGAAATGATGGAGTTAGCTGCTTCAAGCAAAGGGCTTTCCTCTATTATCCGTCTTGATTTTGATACTTTGCAAAACATTGAATCATTTAGGG GTTCACTGTGCGTTTTCCCACCCGAGAATGTAAAGCTAAGAAAACCATTTGCTATCCAACCATGGATCAACTCAGAAGAGAATATTGGCAACCTTCTCATG GTTTGGAGGTTTTTGATTACCTTTGCTGATGTTCTGGAATTATGGCCTTTTACACTTGATGAGTTCGTGCAAGCATTTCACGATTAT GATTCAAGATTGTTAGGTGAGATACATGTTGCTATCCTTAAGGTGATAATAAAAGACATTGAAGATGTTGCAAGGACACCTGTTACAGGATTAGGAATGAATCAGAATGGTGCTGCAAATTCTGGAGGTGGCCATCCAGAGATTGTGGAAGGG GCATATGCATGGGGCTTTGACATACGGAATTGGCATAAGCACTTGAATCAATTGACATGGCCAGAAATTTTCCGACAGCTAGCATTGTCTGCAGGATATGGACCACAGTTCAAGAAAAGAAGTATTACAAGTTCACGTGCAAATAGTAAAGATGAG GGAAGAAGTTGTATAGATACCATTTCTGCGCTTCGTAATGGTTCAGCAGCTGAAAATGCGGTGGCAAAAATGCAGGAGAGAGGTCTATTAGGACCTCGAAGATCTAGGCATCGGTTAACTCCTGGAACAGTTAAGTTTGCAGCATTTCATGTTCTCTCGCTAGAGAGTGGTGATGGATTGAATGTAATAGAGCTTGCCGAAAAAATTCAG AAATCTGGTCTTCGGGACCTGACAACCAGCAAGACACCCGAGGCATCAATTTCTGTTGCTTTGACAAGAGATGCCAAGCTTTTTGAAAGAGTAGCCCCATCAACTTATTGTGTACGTGCTGCATTTAGAAAGGATCCTGCTGATGCTGAGTCCATTCTTTCCGAAGCAAGAAAGAAAATTCAGATATTTGAAAATGGGTTTCTAGCTGAGGAAGATGCTGATGATGGTGAAAGAGAAGAGTCAGAAAGTGAAGTCGATGAGGATCCTGAAGTTGATGATTTGGTTAATCCTTCAAGTGTTATCAAAACATCTGATCATTGTAATGATTTTTCATCAAGTGGAAAAGAAAATCTAGGTCATGATGCAGAACTTAAAGATGAGTTCGATAAGGATCTGCCTTATCCTGACAATGGTTCTAAGAGTGCTGATCGTCCACGTGCTGTTTCTGGACAACCTGTTGCTTGTGAAAATCTAAATGCCAGAAATCTAGGTGAAGATAACATGGAAATTGATGAAAGTAAGTCTGGAGAGTCATGGATTCAAGGGCTTACTGAAGGAGAGTATTCTGATCTCAGTGTAGAGGAGCGATTAAATGCTCTTGTTGTATTGGTTGGTGTGgcaaatgaaggaaattcaatccGTGTTGTTCTTGAG GATCGTTTGGAAGCAGCAAATGCTCTGAAGAAGCAAATGTTGGCAGAAGGACAGATAGATAAAATTCGCCTGAAAGATGATAATGTCATTAAATCAGATTTTCCAAAGGTTGAAACACAGCTTACATGTGCTGCTGTGGAGGGTAACCAAAGTCCATTGCttgatattaataataatgaggAATCTCCCagcaaaacagaaaataaaagacTAGCTCTTGTTGGACAAAACCTGCCTGAAAAGCTCTCATCAAGTCAAGATCTCTGCATAGGTCCTGACAATCCTCAGACCGTGTTATCTGCGCAATATTCAAAACGGTCACGATCTCAATTGAAATCTTATATTTCCCAGCTAGCAGAGGAGATGTACATCTATAGATCCTTACCCCTTGGGCAAGACCGCAGACATAATCGATATTGGCAATTTGTTGCATCTGCTTCTTGCAATGATCCTGGCTCGGGAAGGATCTTTGTTGAATATCATGATGGCAAATGGAGGCTTATTGATTCTGTAGAG GCCTTTGACACCCTTCTGAGCTCACTGGATTCACGTGGCATCAGGGAATCACATTTGCGTCTAATGTTGCTAAAGATTGAGAATatatttaaggaaaatgttcAAAAGAATGCAAAATGTGCCAAAATCGGAAACACAGATGAAATCCATGTTAAAAATGAAGCTGATGAAACAGATTCCAGTCCTGACAACCATACTAGATCTGACAGTCCTAGTAGTACTCTTTGTGGATTGAGCTCTGATACTTCAGAAACTTCGTCATCCTTCAGAATTGAGCTTGGGAAAAGTGAGAGCGACAAGAAATCTGCCTTGGGAAGGTATCAAGATTTTCAAAAATGGATGTGGAAAGAATGTTATAACCCATCGATATTATCTGCAATGAAATATGGGAAAAAGAGATGCAAACCTCAGGTTGACATATGTGATACCTGTCTTGACCTTTATTGCTTGGAAGATTCCCATTGCAGTTATTGCCACCGCACTTTTCCATCAAATGATGGATTTAATTTTTCCAGACATGCTTTTGAATGTGGAGACAAGTTACCTAAAGATATTTGTATTTTGGATTCTTCTCTTCCTTTGCGGACAAGACTGCTTAAGGCAATACTGGCTTTTATTGAG GTATCTGTTCCACCTGAAGCATTTCAATCAATTTGGACAGAAGATATTAGGAGGCTTTGGGGTGTGAAGTTGAACAGATCTTCTTCTGTTGAGGAACTTCTACAG ATATTGACTCTATTTGAGAGAGCACTAAAGCGAGAttttttatcatcatcattctcTACCACTGGGGATTTGTTGGGGATGAGCACTCTGTTGGAGAGTGCTGCACATACTTCCATGGATCTTGAATCAGTTCCTGTACTTCCATGGGTTCCGCGGACCACTTCAGCTGTGTCTCTCAGACTTTTTGAGTTTGACACATCCATCGCTTACGTTAAGCTAGAGAAACCTGAGCTGTATGAGGAGAAAGAAGCTAGATACATA CTTCCTTCAAGATATGCCTCTGTCAAATCTACTAAAGTGGTTGAGCCAGCAGACTTGGAGCGTGATGAATTAATGAAAGTGAAATCTGCCCCTATTGGGCGCAGCAGCAAAAAAAGGGGACGAGTGAATCATGATAAAGGAAGGACTAAAAAGCTGTCTAAAAGAACGAATGATTCCAAACAAGATAATGTCCACCACAATTTTATTGTCACTGATAATCTAAGTCAAAGAATAAAACAGCAGGGACAAGGATCACAAGGACAAGCAGGTGGACGTGGCCCTCGGACAGTTAGGAAAAGGAGAGCAGAGAAGAGGGTTGTTGAAGATTATTTGTTGGATGATAGGGCTGCCAATCATAGCTTCAATATTGGTAGAGAACCATCTAGAATCTTGGATGAGGACTGGAATTATGAGAAGACAGGTCCCATCCATATGGAAGCTGCTGACGTGAGTAGCAGCAGTGAAGAGGTTGAATATGATGACAACGCCCAGGCAGTGGAATCTGATGACAATGTCGAAGCAGTAGAGTACGGTCAAGGAAACTGGGAGATAGGTTTTAATGGTACCCCCAACAGATGGAATAGGGATTTGGTTGGAATGAGCGATGAAGATGCGGAAGCTTCTGAAGATGACAATAACAATGGCATTGAAGATAATGAAgtggaagaggaagaggaagtgGAAGAGGAGGAGGGTTCTGAGGCAGATGTTATGAGCGAGGGTTCAGATGGTATGGCCAATAATAGAGTTGTAAATGAAGAAAGCTCAGACTCAAGCGACTCTGAAGAGTCTTCTGAGTAG